A single region of the Zootoca vivipara chromosome 2, rZooViv1.1, whole genome shotgun sequence genome encodes:
- the PPP2CA gene encoding serine/threonine-protein phosphatase 2A catalytic subunit alpha isoform isoform X5: MELFRIGGKSPDTNYLFMGDYVDRGYYSVETVTLLVALKVRYRERITILRGNHESRQITQVYGFYDECLRKYGNANVWKYFTDLFDYLPLTALVDGQIFCLHGGLSPSIDTLDHIRALDRLQEVPHEGPMCDLLWSDPDDRGGWGISPRGAGYTFGQDISETFNHANGLTLVSRAHQLVMEGYNWCHDRNVVTIFSAPNYCYRCGNQAAIMELDDTLKYSFLQFDPAPRRGEPHVTRRTPDYFL; the protein is encoded by the exons ATGGAACTTTTCAGAATTGGAGGAAAATCACCAGACACAAATTACTTATTTATGGGGGATTACGTTGACAGGGGATATTACTCTGTTGAAACTGTAACACTTCTGGTAGCTCTCAag GTCCGTTATCGTGAACGCATCACTATTCTTCGAGGGAACCATGAAAGCAGACAGATCACACAAGTATATGGGTTCTATGATGAATGTTTAAGGAAATATGGAAATGCAAATGTCTGGAAATACTTCACAGACCTTTTTGACTATCTTCCTCTAACTGCCTTGGTGGACGGACAG ATTTTCTGTCTACATGGAGGTCTTTCCCCATCTATAGATACACTTGATCACATCAGAGCACTTGATCGTCTGCAAGAAGTTCCACATGAG GGTCCAATGTGTGATTTGCTGTGGTCAGACCCAGATGATCGTGGCGGTTGGGGCATTTCTCCCCGAGGTGCTGGTTATACTTTTGGACAAGATATTTCAGAAACCTTCAACCATGCTAATGGCCTTACACTGGTCTCAAGAGCTCATCAGTTGGTAATGGAG gGTTACAATTGGTGTCATGATCGGAATGTAGTAACCATTTTCAGTGCTCCAAATTATTGCTACCGGTGTGGTAACCAAGCTGCAATCATGGAACTTGATGatactttaaaatattcatt tTTGCAGTTTGATCCAGCACCACGCAGAGGTGAACCACATGTTACTCGTCGCACCCCAGACTACTTCCTGTAA